The following coding sequences are from one Leptolyngbya sp. NIES-3755 window:
- a CDS encoding hypothetical protein (conserved hypothetical protein TIGR00259;~similar to AA sequence:cyanobase_aa:LBDG_14880), which produces MGAVDLKQIFKTPNPIIGVVHLLPLPTSPRWGGSLKAVVDRAEQEATALAAGGVDAIIVENFFDAPFPKDHVDPAVVSAMTVIIQRLQQMVTLPIGINVLRNDAQSALAIATCVQAQFIRVNVWTGIMATDQGLIEGRAHELMRYRRELGSDVKIFADVLVKHARPLGSVNLTTAVQDTIERGLADAVILSGWATGDPPNLEDLELARDAAQGTPVFVGSGADWENVPQMMQVADGVIVSSSLKRQGKRENSIDPIRVSRFVEAARRGVPMPKNDKVSPSVKLHNF; this is translated from the coding sequence GTGGGCGCTGTGGACTTAAAACAAATATTCAAAACTCCAAATCCAATTATTGGTGTCGTTCATCTCCTGCCCCTGCCGACTTCTCCGCGCTGGGGCGGTAGTTTGAAGGCGGTTGTTGATCGTGCAGAACAAGAAGCGACCGCACTCGCAGCAGGTGGTGTTGATGCCATTATTGTGGAAAATTTCTTTGATGCGCCCTTTCCCAAAGATCATGTTGATCCCGCAGTCGTGAGCGCGATGACCGTGATTATTCAACGGTTGCAGCAAATGGTGACATTGCCGATCGGGATTAATGTGCTGAGAAACGATGCTCAAAGTGCATTAGCGATCGCAACCTGTGTTCAAGCGCAATTCATCCGCGTCAATGTTTGGACGGGCATTATGGCAACCGATCAAGGATTGATCGAAGGACGCGCTCATGAATTAATGCGCTATCGTCGGGAATTGGGGAGCGATGTGAAAATCTTTGCAGATGTCTTGGTGAAACATGCACGACCACTTGGATCGGTGAACTTGACTACAGCGGTACAAGATACGATCGAGCGTGGACTTGCAGATGCGGTGATTCTCTCTGGTTGGGCGACGGGCGATCCGCCTAACTTAGAAGATTTGGAATTGGCGCGGGATGCGGCTCAAGGAACACCCGTATTTGTGGGCAGTGGGGCAGATTGGGAAAATGTACCTCAGATGATGCAGGTTGCGGATGGGGTGATTGTGTCGAGTTCACTGAAGCGGCAAGGGAAACGGGAAAACTCGATCGATCCGATTCGCGTAAGTCGATTTGTAGAAGCTGCAAGACGAGGCGTTCCAATGCCGAAAAATGATAAAGTTTCGCCTTCAGTGAAGTTGCACAATTTCTAA
- a CDS encoding CAAX amino terminal protease family protein (similar to AA sequence:cyanobase_aa:LBDG_14890) — protein MIASFLNFQFPISIDAVQFVNTFSQTPAFVQVGIFFLAWGLIWLPIAIPISIWVKWKPFNPLELQQKLPLVASLYLLAPLILWGVATLKRISFSSFGIDLNANLFTALGIGFAIGAVGILILFGIETGLGWIHWRSENWRKWVSASLPTLLLGIWIGFTEELVFRGFFFGQLEADFWTSAIVSSVIFALLHLIWEGKDNIPQLPGLTLMGVVLCLAFVQNQNSIGLAWGLHAGWIWMIASLDAGEILQYEETAPEWFTGIDRKPLAGLLGLLFLLGTGLALVSLI, from the coding sequence AAACGCCTGCATTTGTTCAGGTAGGAATCTTTTTTTTGGCTTGGGGTTTAATCTGGTTGCCGATCGCAATTCCGATTTCGATCTGGGTCAAGTGGAAGCCTTTTAATCCGCTAGAGTTACAACAGAAATTACCGCTAGTTGCTTCACTTTATCTGCTTGCTCCACTGATTCTATGGGGCGTTGCGACTCTCAAACGGATTTCATTTTCCAGTTTCGGAATTGATTTGAATGCGAACCTTTTTACTGCGTTGGGGATCGGATTCGCGATCGGTGCTGTTGGCATTCTGATTCTATTCGGTATCGAAACGGGACTCGGTTGGATTCATTGGAGATCCGAGAATTGGCGCAAATGGGTTTCAGCGAGTTTGCCCACTCTTTTATTAGGCATTTGGATTGGATTCACAGAAGAGTTGGTGTTTCGAGGATTCTTCTTTGGACAGTTGGAAGCCGATTTTTGGACAAGCGCGATCGTTTCCAGTGTGATTTTTGCTCTGCTTCATCTGATTTGGGAAGGCAAAGACAACATTCCACAACTGCCCGGATTAACACTGATGGGTGTAGTGTTGTGTCTTGCATTTGTTCAGAATCAAAATAGTATTGGACTCGCTTGGGGACTCCACGCAGGCTGGATTTGGATGATTGCGAGTTTGGACGCAGGGGAGATTTTGCAATATGAAGAGACTGCTCCAGAATGGTTTACGGGAATCGATCGCAAACCATTGGCGGGACTGTTAGGATTGTTATTTTTGTTGGGGACAGGATTAGCGCTCGTGTCTTTAATCTAA